Genomic DNA from bacterium:
CAAAATTGAACGTGTAGGCATTTCTCTTCAGTATAAACGCGACTTATTGATCCGGGCGACTATGGACGCCGGAAGACAGGTAGTCAAGGAACTGGGAGAAATGGCCGAATGGCCTCACTTCCGGGAGAGACCGTCGGCAATTGATCCCATCGCTCGCAACCGCCCCAGTCTGTCGGCTCCTTCGCGAGGACCGGGTAGTTGATCCCGGCCTGCTCGAGCTTGCGAAAGTTGGGGACCACTGCGCCGACGACCAACCCGCCCCAATTCACCGTACCAACTCCTGTGCAAGTCTCGGCCCGAGTGATCCTGCCCCCTTGGCTGGTTCCAGTCCGGTGCTTTTCTTCTAGCCTCGTGAATGCAGCTCCGGCGCAACGCCCTGGATCTGAACCGCAAACACCGCCATTGGCATCTCCCCCGGCGACGAGTGCGATCTTGCTTAGATGTAGTCCCGTGGGGTCTCCGGGACTTCATCGGCGTAGGGATGCAGCCTCCAAGTCCCTACCTGAATTCATACCACTCTCGGAATCGAACGCGAAAGCCCCCGTTGTTTTCCTTTCCATAGGGTCGGAGCGCAAGGCTTACTTCCCAGTCGCCACAGATTCTTCGATCCGGGCGTCTGCTCCCGTCGAGGGGCTCCGTGGGGGACTGCTACGACAACGCGATGATCGAGTCGTTCTGGAGTCGGATGCAGGTTGAACTCCTCGATCGGCAGCGTTGACACTCGTCGCTTCGCATGGTCTCGCCAGTCGAGTATGAACTACAGAACGCACGATCTACGGCGGCATGAGTCCAGTTTTCTTGCTCCGGCAACCCCGGGGCGGTTCAGGCACCGTGTTCATGAGTAGAGCCACACGCGGAGCATTGAGAACAGCTTGCCCATATCGACTGGTTTCGCGAGGTAGTCGTTGGCTCCCACCTCGATGCACTCGGCCCGATCTTCCCTCATCACCTTGGCGCTCAGCGCGATGATCGGTAGATCCTCGAA
This window encodes:
- a CDS encoding response regulator, whose product is MATNGREALDMLAEDPGFDLVLIDIMMPEMDGHQAIREIRQQKQFEDLPIIALSAKVMREDRAECIEVGANDYLAKPVDMGKLFSMLRVWLYS